In a genomic window of Magnolia sinica isolate HGM2019 chromosome 14, MsV1, whole genome shotgun sequence:
- the LOC131226079 gene encoding increased DNA methylation 2-like gives MDSLYEAAESITPLSSVPASVPNWMVTTDDQRFLLLFIMGTYFGPDLKAEKPKKSALQRIAEDLPPYTSDQLAGSQMKTVEAERVYYYVLRKADQSVIVKLPLLHQFFQCTLFSPPDDSVVDHRQFPDLFPMQLHPQSRFRNRYKIIENIVFINNPEISYIKPEDVERFKRLTRLEDLLLDRDAARLYSGVGICGLADNAEEELSDGKRHAKPLRRSRKKRRVNDCMEAEAREPLAHIHAEPVNAIPCSSVPYCSSVPSPAEAEGSPVERVGPAMIFLPSHPTVEEWSNIVKAAKNGIALTGSVAERQAGPLIGLVDVGVCEDAYLFRISLPGVRKDEREFSCEVETDGRVHIKGVTTTGQRLIFKKSQVFEMQTQYLCQPGQFSVSFQLPGPVEPREFSGNFGSDGILEGVVMKERVRLH, from the exons ATGGACAGCTTGTATGAGGCTGCGGAGTCTATCACTCCTTTGTCGTCGGTGCCCGCTTCTGTACCCAATTGGATGGTGACAACCGATGACCAACGGTTCCTCTTGCTTTTCATCATGGGTACCTACTTTGGCCCGGATCTGAAGGCTGAGAAGCCTAAAAAATCTGCTCTACAGCGAATTGCCGAGGATCTCCCACCATACACTTCTGATCAACTGGCAGGGTCGCAAATGAAAACAGTAGAGGCCGAGAGAGTGTACTATTATGTGCTTAGAAAGGCAGACCAATCTGTCATAGTCAAGCTACCGTTGTTGCACCAGTTCTTCCAATGTACTCTCTTTTCTCCACCAGATGATTCTGTTGTTGACCACCGACAGTTCCCAGATCTCTTCCCGATGCAATTGCATCCACAGAGCCGATTCAGAAACCGATACAAAATCATCGAGAACATTGTCTTTATCAACAACCCAGAAATCTCTTACATAAAACCAGAAGACGTTGAGAGGTTTAAGAGGCTTACCAGGCTCGAGGATCTGTTGCTGGATAGAGATGCTGCAAGGTTATACAGTGGTGTCGGAATCTGTGGGCTTGCAGATAATGCGGAAGAGGAGTTATCCGATGGAAAGCGACATGCGAAACCTTTGCGGAGGTCACGGAAAAAACGACGAGTAAATGACTGCATGGAAGCAGAAGCTCGGGAGCCTTTGGCACATATTCATGCGGAACCTGTCAATGCTATACCATGCAGTAGTGTACCGTATTGTAGCTCAGTGCCATCGCCAGCAGAAGCGGAAGGCAGTCCAGTGGAGAGGGTTGGGCCTGCGATGATCTTTCTTCCTTCGCATCCAACTGttgaggagtggagtaacattGTGAAGGCTGCGAAGAATGGAATTGCATTAACGGGGAGTGTGGCAGAAAGACAAGCTGGCCCATTGATTGGATTGGTAGACGTTGGGGTGTGCGAGGATGCCTATCTTTTCCGTATATCATTGCCTGGCGTAAGGAAGGATGAAA GGGAATTCAGCTGTGAAGTTGAGACAGACGGGCGGGTGCATATAAAGGGTGTGACGACTACGGGCCAGAGGCTGATATTCAAGAAGTCACAGGTATTTGAAATGCAAACACAATACCTTTGCCAGCCAGGACAGTTCTCCGTCTCGTTTCAGCTGCCGGGACCTGTGGAGCCTCGAGAGTTCTCAGGTAATTTTGGGTCTGATGGGATTCTTGAGGGTGTTGTGATGAAGGAGAGAGTGAGACTACACTGA